tcagaattatatatataagtttgtcattccgtttgtaatttctacagtttttatttccgaccctataaagtatatatattctggagccttatagatagcggaggcgattaagccatgtcagtctgtctgtccgtctgtctgttgacatcaattttctgaagacccctgttatcatcgggatccaaatctttaataattctgacatgctttcgagaagtttgctatttaaaatcagcaaaatcggtccacaaatggctgagatatgaggaaaaaaccattacaatttcgattttttacctatttttgacctatatctggattgctaagttatttatatagacaatatagatatctaatgatagatatttcaaagtccattacaacgacgtatataagaccatagtaagttggacctacaatgggtcaaaatcggaaaaaatattttttaatccgaatttttttttgttcaacaaaaaaatttaaaaaactaaattttttttttttaaatttaaaaaaaaattaaaaaagcaattcgaaaaaaatttttttacaaaaaattaaaaaactgcaaaaattttgaagtataatttgatgaagggtatataaaattcggcacagccgaatataactctcttacttgttatatatgtatatagaagatTGATTTTatgctttgacaaaaattatatgtatattcgaaaacttaaaaatgcgggatttttttcaaatttttgaaattgcctagaaagaatcaagccaatatcggatacactgttccaaagtgaagcgtatcccagagagggcgttctgcatcgatcgtaaCAAATATGTAAATCATATTTCGATACGATCATAGATTCTTGaaataatacataatttaaaacaagtaagagagctgttccgaatcttatataccattaaccatattatactttaaacatttttaaatatttttaggtaaataaaatttaaaaaaaaaaatttcacaattttttttaaattcttcttttaatttattagcgaaaagaattttatggcaaacaaaatttttatatttcttttttaatttaaaaaaacaattaatttatatttttattaatgacttagaaatgcagatatagatacaaaaataggttaaaaatctaggttgtcctaattttttccttatatctcagttcAACCGAGctgggagaattcccgatatattgatgtatgaatgaatttcaacatacagacggactggctatatcgaatccgctatctataacgatccagaatatatatatatactttgtggggtcgcaaatgaaaaatgtagaaattaacaaacttatatatatcctccGCGCCgcgtgaagggtataaaaaaactaagaagGGTGTATAGGATTCGACGAAactaaataaattcttaaattatacatacatacgtctgtacatatttataaatactcATTAAACTACTCTTactagttttataaatttttaatttatttattcgactttaaaaatgatttttgaataaaattcgcGTATGtgtttattaaagaaaacagaaaaagtAATTCTAAAGAATAGTTTCGTATTAATAAGAATGTTTTTGAAAGGTTTCTATGGAAAACCAgtcaattattaaaaaatgtttaaataatttccttATAAGAAACTGGAAATACAATCttgaaatttgaattacaaTTTAATCGGACTTGTTATAAGATATTATGATATTTGTTTCATCCATCATTAGGGCTCCttaataataaaactttatttatacaTTGACCTATAATGACCTGAGCAACAGACGATGGGTTACTTTGCTTTTGATTTCGTCGTCATTTGTCTGTGTCCGTATCATTTATCTGGTTGAGGTTTTCACGTGCTTGTTTAAACTGGTTCTAAATTACCTTTTATCGCATGCCATTCAAATCTTatgaatataaattgtttttatttatttatttatgaatgtttcgAAATAAAATGGTTTGACTTAACCTTTCTTAACACAAGCGTGATTAAGAGTAAAAGTTGTGTTTTAATATGTAGTTTCTTTTGATTCTTATTCTAGATGACATCATAATATGGCAGAAGTATATAATCTTCATCATTTAATTGCTGAATAGAAGCGATGatgaaaattttatacattCCTTGTTAATACATTTTCATAACAAGGTTCTCCACACTCTATggcaacgtttttttttttaataaatatcgaTAGCTTAGTGTGCAAGTGTCCCTTTTCACAAGTCCCCTTTTCAcaattctttgttttaaatatttttgaaatcatttaattcagtttatttttacttatttgatATGATTTATAGCGATAAATAATGAGGTTCAGAAGAAGTGTGTTGGCGACTTTATGTCCTTTTTTTGTACTTAGCTCACTTTCTTTTAgtcattttgcatattttagtCGAATTTAGCACATTTGACCTctgttatttgatttaaatacttTATTGGCACTCCATTGGCTCCATTGCCTATCGAGAGCTTTTCTAATATTTCCTTTATAACGTCGACAGAATAACGGatctttattttcaattatgtGTTGATATTAAAGGGTCGGACAACAAGTAtacatacaacttttttttaatttttttaatgcatgcagagaaaaaatataattgggcatggttactgtaaccatttatatattgttacaagttttttaactatattatagtcacagtaaccattcacatgattgtggtaaccataatatggttaatttacgattcacatgattgtctcaaccatatatatggttacagtaaacatatatatgtttgtgacgaccatttatatgatgaaggacttatcatattatggtgctctcggcttaaggcttatcataatctgagaacaacatattatgataaaattattcatcataaatatggttgccacaaacatatatgtatatgtttactgtaaccatatatatggttgagacaatcatgtgaatcgtaagttaaccatattatggttaccacaatcatgtaaatggttactgtgactataatatagttaaaaaacttgtaacactatataaatggttacagtaaccatgcccaattatattttttctctgcgtgtgggtatattatataagtttgttatatattctggatcgtcaTAGATAGTGTagtcgatatatccatgtccgtctgtatgttgatatAATCTCTCCatagcctccaaataacttacatgcgTGGTTCgactgctatttaaaatcgagaaaatcggcccacaaatggctgagatataaggaaaaaacaggacatccccgattttttacctattttttaactatatctggattactaagtcattaatatagtcaATATGGACATCTagtaatagatatttcaaccTTTGCAACAACATATACAACGCCAAGTAATTCGGGCATATAAATAGGTCAAAgccaagaaaaaatttttttaaaaagaattttttttttcaccaaaacaaatatttttgtcatacaaattttttcgctaattaaaaaaaatatttttttaaaaaatttaaaacaaaaatgtttgaaaaaaattatttgccatacaaacgttgttctgccatagctcacacaaagtttaaagactcccactataatagtactccacatatgcaataataaaattttactttgtatgggatgtgccatgcccattgttcctatattggtcaattgtgaatctaaaccatctaaacccactcaaacacacacaacaaatttcatcgaaatcggcccagccgttaaggaggagtttagTTACCAatacacgtacagaagaattatatatataaagaaagaTAGAAAAATTGCGGCTTGCTGCAAAACTTTTGCCTAAtgccatatctccggaaccactatgccgatttcgtgaaaacttcacataaaccatctacagaccatccccaACGTACCCTGGTTGAATTCGGTCacccgttttcgcagttagtggtgacatcaaaatgtacactttttatatataagataagaTGTTTGTACGGACCTCGCTTTTCTGCACAAACTTGTTTGACAATACTATTCGCTTTAAagaatttttcggaaatttgttttatatggaagatgtgactaattatggaccgatagtcataaaattttatagtttatgttgaattttatctcGATATTAATatgtgtaagaaatttatgctctataagcgtttaaacaatatgatatatgggagctacgcaCAGTGGGCTTTagcgaaattttaaaattcagaattcgccaaactttttttttggaaaatttaaacctCAACGGGTTTtttctgttttctatttttttttgttcctaaTATTCGCACTGCTGTAAGTGTTCAACCCTAACACATGTTTCagaatgttcaataactatttttttttttgatttttcaagagaaattttgttgacagcaaaaaattaaatatttaattttttaataagatttgcgatatcattttaattaaaaggtatgtattaaacaaaattaatgtccTTTGTGAAAGGGTTTTTAGAtatgaaattcaattttttgtGGAATAAAAGTAGGGTGGATTCGACCGGATTCGGCTAACTGTTTACATAGTTTGTTTAAATGGGTTGTTATCTATGTCAAGTTCGAATATATAGGCTGCAAGTTTTTGctaagttttgatttttttcgttttttaattaaaatggtaGGATGTCAACgcaccctttttatacccttcaccatgagtggcaagggtatatataagtttgtcattccgtttgtaatttctacatttttcatttgcgaccccacaaagtatatatattctgaatcgttatagatagcggagtcgatattgccatgtccgtctgtgtgttgaaatcaactttctgaagcccccaaataacttacatacacgaatgatacatcaatatctccgaaattcttccggctcggttgctattcgagaaaatcggtccacaaatggctgagatataaggaaaaaaccaggacaacatcgatttttgacctatttttcacccatatctggattactaaatcattaatatagacaatatggatatctaatgatagatatttcaaagacctgtgcaacgacgtatataaaccatagtaagttggacctacaatgggtcaaaatcggaaaaaaaaatttttaacccgaatttttttttaacaaaattttttttcactaaatattaaaaaaagaaaattaaaaactaaaaaaaaaaaatttttaaattaaaaaaaaatataaaatttaaaaaaaaaattttaaaatttaaaatacaatttcgaaaaaacaactggaaaaaaattgaaaatttttatttcaaagtataatttggtgaaggcaatataagattcggcacagccaaatatagctctcttacttgtttaaatatgGCTTCAtgcatttttgtgcaaaaattataaggagtggtcgtacagctttggcaccgagaattatatggactaaattaagaaaaaaaaaatttatcaaaatcgtTCACGCCCAACTCCCAATgtccatacaatccaaattgattttttcgcataaaatttttcctatccaagaaaaagtctagaaatttgatacatacattttctgaaacaaaacaagaatacatgctaagttttattaaaatcggccgaTCGATTTTgtcgcataaaattgttcctatccaagcaaaagtctagaaatttggaaCATACAATTTCTGAAACAAACAAAGATCGAATgctgagtttcaataaaatctgtcacgcccaccgcccacgcgGCGGATACGATTTTGacgttttttaactttttatgacCTGGTATCTCCGGAACCATTTGGTCCAGtaatcaaaaagtttttatttgtctTAACTATatagaatacaatttttataccgaATTTCGTCAAGATTGGAGAGGGTCAGGTccaaaatgtatattttgttgGTTGGTTATATATGGAAGCACCCATatacatacttaaaaaaacaaacaaattttaaaattaaatgaattgattatatttaaatatatataaattaaaaaaataaatattcattcacaattttttatgtttttgaagttattaacaaagcGCCGCTAGAGTGGGTATTTCGGCCACTGTGCTATGTCTAGAAAGTTTTTTCCAGAAATTGATCCATTATTTGCGGAGCTATTGCTTATATCTCACAGAAATTACGAGTGCATTAAAGAATTTTAACCACTCTTGAAAAAGAAATTTACTCCAACATATGCTTTGCATGATCTGAAATCATATCACCATATTTTATGAGGATCTAATCATAGCTGTTAtgattaatttacgattcacatgattgtatcaaccatatatatggttacagtaaacaagtatatgtttgtgacaaccatatttatgatgaattataacaataataaaatggttacggtaaacatgcacaactatattttatctCTGCGTGTGGACTCGACTTTAACATGTGTCGGAGAAGTAAAAttcgaagaaaatttgtttaattgacaAATGTTTCCAACAACTATGTtctattacttatttttctacttatacagataaataaaagaatttcaattaaattttatagtttttttccaattttttttttatttatttatttctttaaattttgtattttactcgTACTTTTAGAgtattatattaattataatgtatgtgtgtatatttaaatttttggttattATGTATATCGAAATGTACAAATGTCATAAATGCACCTTAAACTAGTTGCTTAGTCTAATTAATAATTTGGGGGAAACCTTTCGCTCAATTCTatacaacaaaactaaattacAAAACTACATGGTATAACCCAGTAAacgaaatattaataataaaataattataaatgatAAGACATCAAAACCAATCAATGGCAGCATACCCAAGTATTCGGCCTTAATGGGCAGATTCAAGTACTTAGAGTACTTTTCGGAATAAGTCGGTTGACCATTCACATATGTaatcgtatgtatgtatgtatgtatatcgttTACTATAaatcattattaatattaaagttgtaatttaagctaaaacttaataaaataataataaaaataaacttattaattgCTAAAACTAGAACCTCTGCGCAGATACATTAAACTACAAGTATGTCTGAATATTTGTCTGAATATGTGTATGTCTGATTTTACtcaaaaatacacacacacactcacgaACACGCACACATACTTACTATTTTACACCACTACAAGAGCGAAGGATTTctaattgaaaatattacaGGGAGATTTGGGAAGATAGATTTGAAAGTGGGGTGTTTGAACTAATAAGACCAGTATAACTTCAGCAATAAAgtaacggacagacagacaccaatttaaaaagaaattaaatcaaatacTGTGTACTCCTGGTTATTAGTGGTTAAGAAGAAGAGAAACCATGttcttattgttgttttaaattatttagttcTTTCGCTCTCGTATTCTCTCGTTCTCAATGTGCGTGCGTGTACtcacacattttaaataattgcaGTCTCTCTTGGAGAGAATAGAGGAATTAATCTTCTTTCTTTTCGATGATTTTGGTACCCAAACGATCCTCTATATGAACGTCTTTGTCGTCCCAACCCCAAACCATGGTCTCCTCATTTTCATGATCGAGTTTCGAGAGCATTTCGGTGGTGATGCCGGAGCCAGTTGTATTATTGTTGTTCATGTCAATGGCAGATGGATGAGTGCCATCGCCGGTACGTTGGATACGTTTCAAGAGCATTTCATCGGATACGGTTTTCAAGTCATAAGCTTGACCTATTTTAAATCAAGTTGTAATATAATGGATTATTGTAGTGTCCTGAGAGAAAAGTTCGACCAAATGTTCAACTTACCAATTCTAGCCATGAAGTTCAAGAATCCAGTAGTCCAGTTGTAGTAGTTGGGCAATTCAGCTGCCTTGTAATCCCAGGGGAAGACATGGTGATAGTTGTGCCAGCCTTCGCCGAAAGCAATAACCGATACAAATAAGCTATTCACGGAGCTGATGTTCTTGTCGTAGGGTTTCATGCCGTAAAAGTGAGCAGCACTGTTTACCAACCAGGTGCCGTGCAAAGACAGACAATAGCGGAACATGGAGCCAACGAAGAAGCACACCTTGAGCGACGATCCCAAATAGTAGTAGGGGAAGAGAGCGGGCAAAACGAAACAGCAGATGGGCATAATGATAAAGTAGTATCTGTGAGAatgaaaggaaataaacaaaattttgattaatgATGCCGGCACAGGAATTATCAGATGTAAACTTACTTCCGTTGGAACATAACAACGGGGTCGGCTCTCAAGTCACTCATATCGATTTGTTTGCCTTTCTCTTTGACGTCGGGGTGCTTTCTGCACAACAACCAACCCATGTGAGCGAAGAAGAAACCACGTCTTGAGTTGTGAGGATCAGCATCGGTATCGGTGAATTTGTGATGGACACGATGATCCCGGGTCCATTCGTAAATGCTGTTCTGGAAAGCCAACGATTGGCACAACATAAGGAATATGCGCAAAGGTAATCTGGCCTTGTAGGCACGATGAGACCACAAACGATGTACACCAGCCGTGATGCCCATACCACCAAAGAAGACAACAAAGTAAGctgtcaaatgaaaaaaaaaacattcatcaGTTACAAATTCTCACTCAACAAGTTCGCAACGAATCAATTGTAATGAACCGCTCTAATTTACACTGAACATAATTTGCGAAATGTACTTACAAAGTAAAAGATCTATATAGGCATTCTCAGCAAACACCAAATACAATCCGTAAAATGCAGAACTGTGCAAAATGATGAACAGCAAGACATTGTGCCAGACAATTTCCATTTTATAGGGTTTCTTTTGGGCCACCTCCTGCTTAGTAGTGCTCACGTTCTTGACAGCTGTCACCTTGGACGTACTGCTATCATTTGTCTTGTTGGCCTTTAGAAGTGTGGCTTCAACTTTAGCTGCACTGGCTGCCGGACAAGATCCGTTGCTAGCAGATGACTGCATTGCATTTGCCTTGCTATTATTATTGGCATCTGTATTAGATATGGCCGTTTCGGCCAAAATAAAGGTACTGCCTATTATATTAGGAGACATCTGAAagcaacaaaatcaaaacaaataaatcaattaaatatttctccAAGTGTGCGTCAACTACTCGTAAATATGATTAACGATGTGTGAATACTTAGTGaagttaatttgttatttttcaaatgCCTATATTGAATACAAACTAATCATTTGATTAATTCAGTCagtagtcagtcagtcagtggtTTTATTGTTTACATGTTGGTAGCAATTTGTAACATGATTTAGCTGGGATACTCTGCCAAATATTGAATTAGTTATAGACTTTAAATGAGGCATTCATGTATTGATGCATttctttacatatttattattcatttaatgAAACGggtgttgttattttgtttgtttttctaaatttctatcATGCTGGCATGGCACACTTATCGTGTAGTTAGATAGAAAGGTAggcgacagacagacagacattttCGCAACGTATTAATAGCCTTAAATGAGATAATCATGTCATCTCTCCAACCTTAACATGATTAATCGATCTATTCCAACTAAATGCCAACCAACCATCTCCCTCcccatttaattaattaattcatttatttatttattgtattagtttttcaaatattttgaatattcaaCGAAAGAGAACAAGACAAGCAGGAAGTATTTTCGTTTCTTATTGAGCATTTATTGTTTAGTAAATTCATTTTAACAAAGACCAATTTAATAATCAATGTGTGTTGTTggtgatttaaatatttaaatttgaatttatttatttcagtttattatcatacatatttaattaacatcttCTTTTATCAATTTGTTGCTTGTGGCTAAAACAAGAAAAGCCTGCAGCAGACCTGATGTGGTTAATTTAACACTCATATTCATTCTATATCATTCGTTGTTTAtttgtgtatttgtttgtttgtttttgttgtcggTTTTAGTTTATCAAATCGACCGTAAAATGTTGTGACGACTTAAGAAATATATTGCAAAATATGTGTGAAATTAAAGAAGGTTTTCGTTGTGTTGTGTTTAATTGAATGCAAAACATGTGTGTACGATCGATCTAGGCTTAAagatcttttttattttttattattatctgcagacataaacaaaaaaaccttACGTTACAATCACTGAATTCAAATCGAAATGATTCGAATTAAACGAAAGGAAATCAAACAGAATGTTACGACATTTACGtgtgatttttttgaaataacccAACAAACATTCAGGGTCAATTGTGAGTCAGTTGATTCGGGGCCAAACTCACaaataaataacttaaatattgtGAGTGTGAAGAAGGAAATGACTTTAAAGTGATTGCTAATACATAACCAGTAACACAAAGTCAAATGTTTGAAAAGTCATGGCTTTTTCATTTGATATCTACTGA
The nucleotide sequence above comes from Calliphora vicina chromosome 1, idCalVici1.1, whole genome shotgun sequence. Encoded proteins:
- the LOC135948736 gene encoding acyl-CoA Delta-9 desaturase isoform X2; translation: MSPNIIGSTFILAETAISNTDANNNSKANAMQSSASNGSCPAASAAKVEATLLKANKTNDSSTSKVTAVKNVSTTKQEVAQKKPYKMEIVWHNVLLFIILHSSAFYGLYLVFAENAYIDLLLSYFVVFFGGMGITAGVHRLWSHRAYKARLPLRIFLMLCQSLAFQNSIYEWTRDHRVHHKFTDTDADPHNSRRGFFFAHMGWLLCRKHPDVKEKGKQIDMSDLRADPVVMFQRKYYFIIMPICCFVLPALFPYYYLGSSLKVCFFVGSMFRYCLSLHGTWLVNSAAHFYGMKPYDKNISSVNSLFVSVIAFGEGWHNYHHVFPWDYKAAELPNYYNWTTGFLNFMARIGQAYDLKTVSDEMLLKRIQRTGDGTHPSAIDMNNNNTTGSGITTEMLSKLDHENEETMVWGWDDKDVHIEDRLGTKIIEKKED
- the LOC135948736 gene encoding acyl-CoA Delta-9 desaturase isoform X1, whose amino-acid sequence is MEMSPNIIGSTFILAETAISNTDANNNSKANAMQSSASNGSCPAASAAKVEATLLKANKTNDSSTSKVTAVKNVSTTKQEVAQKKPYKMEIVWHNVLLFIILHSSAFYGLYLVFAENAYIDLLLSYFVVFFGGMGITAGVHRLWSHRAYKARLPLRIFLMLCQSLAFQNSIYEWTRDHRVHHKFTDTDADPHNSRRGFFFAHMGWLLCRKHPDVKEKGKQIDMSDLRADPVVMFQRKYYFIIMPICCFVLPALFPYYYLGSSLKVCFFVGSMFRYCLSLHGTWLVNSAAHFYGMKPYDKNISSVNSLFVSVIAFGEGWHNYHHVFPWDYKAAELPNYYNWTTGFLNFMARIGQAYDLKTVSDEMLLKRIQRTGDGTHPSAIDMNNNNTTGSGITTEMLSKLDHENEETMVWGWDDKDVHIEDRLGTKIIEKKED